A region from the Streptosporangium sp. NBC_01756 genome encodes:
- a CDS encoding FAS1-like dehydratase domain-containing protein, with amino-acid sequence MSELVGRERRYTAPEELGRAAIRYFAQAVGDDNPLYTDDDHARAHGYDGVVAPPTLICETNQYTGLPRDEDGHSGHSWHFVLPDTRLVRGGNSYEFHRPVRPGDIVTALWRIEEVTERVNARGQAMTVVTSVARYTDQRGDPLATNKETLIYVHLAGGSSGGLLGKSSERSAKGSSEESPGGSPGGLLGKSSEGSAKGSSEESPGKPPGSSPESGRGAVRETAGAPERTALAPEIGAEVPASEISATVPVSGLGAEVPVSEPDAEISAPEIGAEVPVLERRIKPADMIAYAGATWDWYRLHYDPAFAASKGLPAPVVDGQLLGALLAEQLQDWLGPSAVLEKLHFRFAAMVFAGETVRCTGRVTAAGDGHVVVEQRVEVVGDDPRVAVRVAGATVRLNGPRA; translated from the coding sequence ATGAGCGAACTCGTCGGGCGGGAACGCCGCTACACCGCGCCGGAGGAACTGGGCCGGGCGGCGATCAGATACTTCGCGCAGGCCGTCGGCGACGACAACCCCCTCTACACCGACGACGACCACGCCCGCGCGCACGGCTACGACGGTGTCGTCGCGCCGCCGACACTGATCTGCGAGACGAACCAGTACACCGGCCTGCCACGGGATGAAGACGGCCACTCAGGACATTCTTGGCATTTTGTTCTTCCCGACACCCGCCTCGTCCGGGGCGGCAACTCCTACGAGTTCCACCGGCCCGTACGGCCCGGCGACATCGTCACCGCCCTCTGGCGGATCGAGGAGGTGACCGAACGCGTCAACGCCCGGGGCCAGGCGATGACCGTCGTCACCTCGGTCGCCCGCTACACCGACCAGCGCGGCGACCCGCTCGCCACGAACAAGGAGACACTCATCTACGTCCACCTCGCCGGGGGGTCGTCTGGGGGGTTGCTCGGGAAGTCGTCCGAGAGGTCGGCCAAGGGATCGTCTGAGGAGTCGCCCGGGGGGTCGCCAGGGGGGTTGCTCGGGAAGTCGTCCGAGGGATCGGCCAAGGGATCGTCTGAGGAGTCGCCCGGGAAACCGCCGGGAAGCTCTCCGGAAAGCGGCCGGGGAGCCGTCCGGGAAACGGCCGGGGCCCCGGAGCGGACCGCGCTCGCGCCCGAGATCGGTGCCGAGGTGCCCGCGTCCGAGATCAGTGCCACAGTGCCCGTGTCCGGGCTCGGTGCCGAAGTGCCCGTGTCCGAGCCCGATGCCGAGATATCCGCACCGGAGATCGGTGCCGAGGTGCCCGTGCTGGAGCGGCGCATCAAACCGGCCGACATGATCGCCTATGCCGGGGCGACCTGGGACTGGTACCGCCTCCACTATGACCCAGCCTTCGCGGCGTCCAAGGGCCTGCCCGCCCCCGTCGTCGACGGTCAGCTGCTCGGCGCCCTCCTCGCCGAGCAGCTCCAGGACTGGCTCGGCCCCTCGGCCGTACTGGAGAAGCTGCACTTCCGCTTCGCGGCCATGGTCTTCGCGGGCGAGACCGTCCGCTGCACCGGCCGGGTCACCGCCGCCGGGGACGGCCACGTCGTCGTCGAGCAGCGCGTCGAGGTCGTGGGGGACGACCCGCGCGTCGCCGTACGCGTCGCCGGAGCGACCGTCCGGCTGAACGGGCCGCGGGCATGA
- a CDS encoding acetyl-CoA acetyltransferase gives MSVAVVGVAESDLGVTGKSILHLQAQAVTRALDDAGLTAADVDGLATAGVSRFPATQVAEYLGIRPAWSDSTSAGGAAFEMYVARAAQAIESGQCRTVLISYGSDQRSARSRSLGGVTDPRTPDAQFEAPYGPLYPLSYYAMAAQRYLHVHGHGREHLAEVAVAAREWALRNPKAFRHGAGPLTADDVLNSPMISTPLTAADCCLVTDGGGALLLTSLDRARDLRRKPVTILGYGEATTNHGMAHAPDLLSTGAADSGRRAFAMAGLTPRDVDVAQIYDSFTITVLLSLEGLGFCGPGEAAAFVRDVGIGPGGGLPLNTSGGGLSYCHPGMLGLLLLVEAVRQLRGECGDRQVPGRPEIALAHGTGGVLSSHATVLLGVAR, from the coding sequence ATGAGCGTCGCCGTCGTCGGGGTCGCCGAATCCGATCTGGGCGTCACCGGCAAATCGATCCTGCATCTGCAGGCACAGGCCGTAACCCGGGCGCTCGACGACGCGGGGCTCACCGCGGCGGACGTCGACGGGCTGGCCACGGCTGGGGTGTCGAGGTTCCCGGCGACACAGGTGGCCGAATACCTCGGCATCCGGCCCGCCTGGTCCGACTCGACGTCCGCCGGCGGCGCCGCCTTCGAGATGTACGTGGCCAGGGCCGCGCAGGCCATCGAGTCCGGCCAGTGCCGGACCGTGCTGATCTCCTACGGATCCGACCAGCGCAGCGCCCGCTCCCGCTCACTTGGCGGCGTCACCGATCCGCGCACCCCGGACGCCCAGTTCGAGGCCCCCTACGGCCCGCTCTACCCGCTGTCGTACTACGCGATGGCCGCGCAGCGCTACCTGCACGTCCACGGTCACGGGCGCGAGCACCTCGCCGAGGTCGCCGTCGCCGCGCGGGAGTGGGCGCTGCGCAACCCGAAGGCGTTCCGCCACGGCGCCGGACCGCTCACCGCCGACGACGTCCTGAACTCGCCGATGATCTCGACGCCGCTGACGGCCGCCGACTGCTGCCTCGTCACCGACGGCGGCGGGGCGCTGCTCCTGACCTCGCTCGACCGGGCCCGCGACCTGCGCCGCAAGCCGGTCACCATCCTCGGCTACGGCGAGGCCACCACCAACCACGGCATGGCCCACGCCCCCGACCTGCTGTCGACCGGCGCGGCCGACTCGGGGCGGCGAGCCTTCGCGATGGCCGGGCTGACCCCCCGGGACGTGGACGTCGCCCAGATCTACGACTCGTTCACGATCACCGTGCTGCTCAGCCTGGAGGGCCTCGGCTTCTGCGGTCCCGGAGAGGCGGCGGCGTTCGTCCGCGACGTCGGGATCGGGCCGGGCGGCGGTCTGCCGCTCAACACCTCCGGAGGAGGCCTCTCCTACTGCCACCCCGGGATGCTCGGCCTGCTCCTCCTCGTCGAGGCGGTCCGCCAGCTCCGCGGCGAGTGCGGCGACCGCCAGGTGCCCGGCCGGCCCGAGATCGCGCTCGCGCACGGCACCGGCGGCGTCCTCTCCAGCCACGCGACCGTGCTCCTGGGGGTCGCGCGATGA
- a CDS encoding Zn-ribbon domain-containing OB-fold protein, with the protein MTVPSDEVTGPWWDGTRQARLLLQRCTACGGLQHYPRALCTACGSMDLGFTESSGRGVVDSFTVVHRSADPAVAVPYVVARVRLDEGPILLTNLVGDGEWACGRRVRVAWRPLADGRRLPVFERE; encoded by the coding sequence ATGACCGTCCCCTCCGACGAGGTCACCGGCCCCTGGTGGGACGGCACCCGGCAGGCCCGCCTCCTCCTCCAGCGGTGTACGGCGTGCGGGGGCCTCCAGCACTATCCGAGAGCGCTCTGCACCGCCTGCGGCTCGATGGACCTCGGTTTCACCGAGTCGTCCGGCCGTGGTGTCGTCGACTCCTTCACCGTCGTCCACCGCTCCGCCGATCCCGCCGTGGCGGTGCCGTACGTGGTGGCCAGGGTCCGGCTGGACGAGGGCCCCATCCTGCTGACGAATCTCGTCGGGGACGGTGAGTGGGCCTGCGGCCGGCGGGTACGCGTGGCCTGGCGGCCTCTCGCCGACGGCCGGCGGCTCCCGGTGTTCGAAAGGGAGTGA
- a CDS encoding MmgE/PrpD family protein, translating into MTQVRRLAEFAVACRDRGVPAEVRDDVVGRVLDTLGNGFAGSTEDVARRVAATVTAWGGSRAAPSVALIQGTYAHALDFDDTHLPSVLHPSASVVPAALAVAEATGASGRDLLAAVAAGDEICNRLGMASYLPEIGNSLFFENGQHATSICGTLGAAAACALLYGLPAEGVADAIGIAASMGSGLLEANRTGGTVKRIHCGWAAHGGVVAADLARAGVTGPPTVLEGRFGFFRAWLDGRYDEDALLAGLWRGDGPARWEVLRTVYKPYPVNHFTHPAIDCALALRAGGLDPDDVAEIEVGLPASTLRTVAEPYEEKIRPRSAYHAKFSAPFAVATALTGGGGLGVGLDDFADGAHQDPVRLALAARVRCVPDGRATEIFPAAFAAVVRVTTGGGAVLEHRVDSSRGGPGHPLSADELETKFRMNAARALTPEETDTVAAAVRALPESGRITAGLWSVPSAERSAGPRCEGPV; encoded by the coding sequence GTGACGCAGGTGCGGCGGCTCGCCGAGTTCGCGGTCGCCTGCCGCGACCGGGGTGTCCCCGCCGAGGTGCGGGACGACGTGGTCGGCCGCGTCCTGGACACCCTCGGCAACGGCTTCGCCGGGAGCACGGAGGACGTCGCCCGGCGCGTCGCCGCGACGGTGACCGCGTGGGGCGGCTCGCGGGCCGCGCCGAGCGTCGCGCTGATCCAGGGGACGTACGCGCACGCGCTCGACTTCGACGACACGCACCTGCCGTCGGTCCTGCATCCGAGCGCGTCGGTCGTGCCCGCCGCCCTCGCCGTCGCCGAGGCGACCGGTGCGTCGGGCCGCGACCTGCTGGCCGCGGTGGCGGCGGGCGACGAGATCTGCAACCGGCTCGGCATGGCGTCCTACCTGCCTGAGATCGGCAACTCGCTGTTCTTCGAGAACGGTCAGCACGCGACCTCGATCTGCGGCACGCTCGGCGCCGCCGCCGCGTGCGCGCTGCTGTACGGGCTGCCCGCGGAGGGGGTCGCCGACGCGATCGGCATCGCCGCGAGCATGGGGTCGGGGCTGCTGGAGGCGAACCGCACCGGTGGGACCGTGAAGCGGATCCACTGCGGCTGGGCGGCCCACGGCGGGGTCGTCGCGGCGGATCTGGCCCGCGCGGGGGTGACCGGGCCGCCGACCGTCCTGGAGGGCCGGTTCGGCTTCTTCCGCGCCTGGCTCGACGGCCGCTATGACGAGGACGCGCTGCTGGCGGGGCTGTGGCGGGGCGACGGTCCGGCACGCTGGGAGGTGCTGCGGACCGTCTACAAGCCCTATCCGGTCAACCATTTCACCCATCCGGCGATCGACTGCGCCCTCGCGCTACGCGCGGGAGGGCTCGATCCGGACGACGTCGCCGAGATCGAGGTGGGTCTCCCGGCCTCCACCTTGCGCACCGTCGCCGAGCCGTACGAGGAGAAGATCCGGCCGCGGTCGGCCTATCACGCGAAGTTCTCCGCGCCGTTCGCCGTCGCCACGGCGCTGACCGGCGGCGGGGGGCTCGGGGTGGGGCTCGACGACTTCGCCGACGGGGCCCACCAGGATCCGGTACGGCTCGCGTTGGCCGCCCGGGTCCGGTGTGTGCCCGACGGACGGGCCACGGAGATCTTCCCTGCCGCCTTCGCGGCTGTCGTCCGGGTGACCACGGGGGGCGGAGCGGTGCTGGAGCACCGCGTCGACTCCTCGCGCGGCGGGCCGGGGCATCCGCTGTCCGCCGACGAACTGGAGACCAAGTTCCGGATGAACGCCGCCCGTGCCCTGACGCCCGAGGAGACGGACACGGTGGCGGCGGCCGTACGCGCCCTGCCGGAGAGCGGCCGGATCACCGCCGGTCTCTGGTCGGTCCCGTCGGCAGAGCGCTCAGCAGGACCTCGGTGTGAGGGGCCGGTGTGA
- a CDS encoding cyclase family protein → MPDWPADVWELFDGARVVDLSQPMRTGMPQSPNHPPFRMTLERRHGDVVRADGGSAANEIIVTGGHVGTHVDALAHVSQQGMLYGSRDARALQGNEGFTELGIDAFPPYAGRAVILDVARVHGVATLAPGYEITVEDLERASAEVSIRPGDAVLVATGWSRLWRSREEFVGVSGGAPGPGEEAGRWLAAHRPRVVGGETIAFEHVAAGRGHATLPVHRVMLVESGINIVETMRLDALLDTGVTEFLLVLNPLNVVGATGSPVRPLAVLP, encoded by the coding sequence GTGCCCGACTGGCCGGCGGACGTGTGGGAACTCTTCGACGGGGCCCGGGTGGTGGACCTGTCCCAGCCGATGCGGACGGGCATGCCTCAGTCACCCAACCATCCCCCGTTCCGGATGACCCTGGAACGGCGGCACGGCGACGTCGTCAGGGCCGACGGCGGCTCGGCCGCCAACGAGATCATCGTGACCGGCGGCCATGTCGGCACCCATGTGGACGCGCTCGCGCACGTCTCCCAGCAGGGCATGCTGTACGGCTCGCGCGACGCACGGGCCCTGCAGGGGAACGAGGGGTTCACCGAGCTCGGCATCGACGCCTTTCCCCCGTACGCCGGTCGGGCCGTGATCCTCGACGTGGCCCGGGTGCACGGCGTCGCGACGCTGGCCCCCGGCTACGAGATCACCGTCGAGGACCTGGAGAGGGCGTCGGCCGAGGTGTCCATCCGGCCCGGCGACGCCGTACTCGTCGCGACCGGCTGGTCCCGGCTGTGGCGGTCGCGGGAGGAGTTCGTCGGTGTGAGCGGCGGGGCCCCCGGCCCCGGTGAGGAGGCGGGACGCTGGCTGGCCGCACACCGGCCGCGGGTGGTCGGCGGTGAGACGATCGCGTTCGAGCACGTGGCCGCCGGACGCGGTCACGCGACCCTGCCGGTCCACCGCGTCATGCTGGTCGAGTCGGGGATCAACATCGTCGAGACGATGCGGCTCGACGCGCTGCTGGACACCGGGGTGACCGAGTTCCTGCTCGTGCTCAACCCGCTGAACGTCGTCGGGGCCACCGGGTCCCCGGTCCGTCCTCTGGCGGTGCTTCCGTGA
- a CDS encoding dihydroorotase — MKHDLVVKGGTLVLPYHGEIRADLAVHDGRVVAIGEDLPGDERVDATGKIVFPGAVDAHFHIGIYRDLRLDAYEETRSSLVGGATTVLSYFRTGRHYLDRTGPYAEIFPEVLGAVAGRAFTDYGFHLAPMTVDQIGEIPWLVGQGVSSFKYYMFYKGFDLAANSRDAQAFTMSDEYDLGHLLLIMEKIAETQAAHPERRLSLSLHCEQSELMRVFIDRVRRSGAAQDLRAYHEGRPPLTERLAIAEAATLAAHTGVNVNFLHLSSADALAAASQVNARREATLHHLCLDCDTLDRRGGLGGKVNPPIRTPQDNEELWAGVADGRIDWVASDHACCMDEYKGDDLWPARPGFGGTALLYPVLFSEGHLRRGVPLTRLAEVASGNPARAYNLWGRKGSLAVGFDADLTIVDPALTQTVTTDLLLSGQDHCPFEGVDLTGWPVTTVVGGRVVYRDGKVAGEPSGSYVPR, encoded by the coding sequence ATGAAGCATGACCTTGTGGTCAAGGGCGGCACGCTGGTCCTGCCGTACCACGGAGAGATCCGTGCGGATCTGGCCGTCCACGACGGCCGCGTCGTCGCCATCGGCGAGGACCTCCCCGGAGACGAGCGGGTCGACGCGACCGGGAAGATCGTGTTCCCGGGGGCGGTGGACGCCCACTTCCACATCGGGATCTACCGCGACCTGAGGCTGGACGCGTACGAGGAGACACGCTCGTCCCTCGTCGGCGGCGCGACCACCGTGCTCTCCTACTTCCGCACCGGCCGGCACTATCTCGACAGGACGGGCCCCTACGCGGAGATCTTCCCGGAGGTCCTCGGCGCGGTCGCCGGACGCGCCTTCACCGACTACGGCTTCCACCTCGCTCCCATGACCGTCGACCAGATCGGCGAGATCCCCTGGCTGGTCGGACAGGGCGTGTCGAGTTTCAAGTACTACATGTTCTACAAGGGCTTCGACCTGGCCGCCAACAGCCGCGACGCCCAGGCGTTCACGATGTCCGACGAGTACGACCTCGGCCACCTCCTCCTCATCATGGAGAAGATCGCCGAAACGCAGGCCGCGCACCCGGAGCGGCGGCTCTCGCTCAGCCTGCACTGCGAGCAGTCGGAGTTGATGCGCGTCTTCATCGACCGGGTCCGGCGGAGCGGAGCCGCCCAGGACCTGCGCGCCTACCATGAGGGCCGGCCGCCCCTCACCGAGCGGCTCGCCATCGCCGAGGCCGCCACCCTCGCCGCGCACACCGGTGTCAACGTCAACTTCCTCCACCTGTCCAGCGCGGACGCCCTCGCCGCGGCCTCCCAGGTGAACGCCAGACGGGAGGCCACCCTCCACCACCTCTGCCTCGACTGCGACACCCTCGACAGGCGCGGCGGCCTGGGCGGCAAGGTCAACCCGCCGATCCGTACGCCCCAGGACAACGAGGAGCTGTGGGCCGGCGTCGCCGACGGCCGGATCGACTGGGTCGCCTCCGACCACGCCTGCTGCATGGACGAGTACAAGGGCGACGACCTCTGGCCGGCCCGCCCGGGTTTCGGGGGAACCGCCCTGCTCTATCCCGTTCTCTTCTCCGAGGGCCACCTCAGGCGCGGCGTCCCCCTGACCCGGCTGGCGGAGGTCGCCTCCGGCAATCCGGCCCGGGCGTACAACCTCTGGGGCCGCAAGGGCAGCCTCGCCGTCGGCTTCGACGCCGACCTCACGATCGTGGACCCCGCCCTCACCCAGACCGTCACCACCGACCTCCTGCTGTCCGGCCAGGACCACTGTCCCTTCGAGGGCGTGGACCTCACCGGCTGGCCCGTCACCACGGTCGTCGGCGGCCGCGTCGTCTACCGGGACGGCAAGGTCGCCGGCGAACCGTCCGGGAGCTACGTCCCGCGATGA
- the metH gene encoding methionine synthase — MSFNHGDGHDTVRHTPGAGGSVARSAAETAARTQALRELLDRRVAVLDGAWGTMLQNAGLTPDDYRGERFKDHPRDVTGDPDLLNLTRPDVILDVHRQYLAAGADITTTNTFTATSIGQSDYGLQSLVREMNLRGAQLARQAADEAGGRFVAGSIGPLNVTLSLSPRVDDPAYRAVSFDEVRATYAEQIQALADGGVDLLLIETIFDTLNAKAAIAAAREVAPQLPLWISVTIVDLSGRTLSGQTVEAFWDAIEHAHPLVVGVNCSLGAEEMRPHVAELSRLAGVYTACHPNAGLPNAFGGYDQTPDETARLLGEFAGSGMVNVVGGCCGTTPAHITRIAAAVSGLPSRPVPAPPARTRFSGLEPFEIGADTGFVMIGERTNVTGSARFRRLIEGNDHQGAVDVALEQVRGGANLLDVNMDADLLDSERAMTTFLNLIATEPEVARIPIMIDSSRWSVLEAGLKCVQGKGVVNSISLKEGEEPFLAQARRIRDYGAGVVVMAFDELGQADTVERKVSICARAYDLLTQQAGFPAEDIVFDPNVLAVATGIAEHNGYAKAFIDALPLIKQRCPGVRISGGISNLSFSFRGNDVVREAMHSAFLLHAVRAGLDMGIVNAGQLAVYQDIPADLLELVEDVIFDRRADATDRLVSFAETVSGSGTRRTVDLSWREAPVEERLAYALVHGIVDFIEDDTEEARQRVPRPLEVIEGPLMDGMKTVGDLFGSGKMFLPQVVKSARVMKRSVAYLEPFMEAEKEQARLEGRVEAERGQGKVVLATVKGDVHDIGKNIVGVVLGCNNYEVIDLGVMVPAAVILDTAVAEGADAVGLSGLITPSLDEMVTVAAEMQRRGLKLPLLIGGATTSRQHTAVRIAPAYDSTTVHVLDASRVVGVVSDLLDEGRAEKLAVSNRAEQERLREQHATRERVPLLTLAQARANREQVPFDDLPVPAFTGVRTVQPDLTTLREMIDWQFLFLAWQLKGKYPAILDQPVARELYDDANTLLDQIIAEGRFQAQGAYAFWPAHSEGDDILIDAGPQGGLRLPMLRQQTTKPAGRPNRCLADYVAPAGDHLGGFAVAVHGAEELAAVYEARNDDYRAIMVKALADRLAEAFAEHIHLQARRDWYEPDADPAIEDLHAERFRGIRPALGYPASPDHSQKEALFDLLDAGKLGMALTESFAMTPAASVSGLLFAHPASRYFTVGRVGRDQIEDYVPRRGLDLPDVERWLRPNLAYEPR; from the coding sequence ATGTCCTTCAACCACGGTGACGGGCACGATACTGTCCGGCACACGCCCGGCGCCGGCGGCTCCGTGGCGCGGTCGGCGGCGGAGACGGCCGCCCGGACGCAGGCGCTGCGGGAGCTGCTGGACCGGCGGGTCGCGGTGCTCGACGGGGCCTGGGGCACGATGCTGCAGAATGCCGGGCTCACCCCGGACGACTACCGCGGGGAACGGTTCAAGGACCACCCGCGTGACGTGACCGGTGACCCGGACCTGCTGAACCTGACGCGACCGGATGTCATTCTCGACGTGCACCGGCAATATCTGGCGGCGGGCGCGGACATCACCACGACGAACACGTTCACCGCGACGAGCATCGGCCAGTCCGACTACGGGCTGCAGTCACTGGTGCGGGAGATGAACCTGCGGGGCGCCCAGCTCGCCCGCCAGGCCGCGGACGAGGCGGGCGGGCGGTTCGTCGCCGGTTCGATCGGCCCGCTGAACGTCACGCTCTCGCTGTCCCCGCGGGTGGACGATCCCGCCTACCGGGCGGTGTCGTTCGACGAGGTCCGTGCCACGTACGCCGAGCAGATCCAGGCGCTGGCCGACGGCGGGGTCGACCTGCTGCTGATCGAGACGATCTTCGACACGCTCAACGCGAAAGCCGCGATCGCCGCCGCGCGCGAGGTCGCCCCGCAGCTGCCGCTGTGGATCTCGGTGACGATCGTCGACCTGAGCGGGCGCACCCTGTCGGGACAGACCGTCGAGGCGTTCTGGGACGCGATCGAACACGCCCATCCGCTGGTGGTGGGGGTGAACTGCTCGCTGGGCGCCGAGGAGATGCGCCCGCACGTCGCCGAGCTGTCGCGGCTCGCCGGGGTCTACACGGCCTGCCATCCCAACGCCGGGCTGCCGAACGCGTTCGGCGGCTATGACCAGACGCCGGACGAGACCGCACGACTGCTCGGCGAGTTCGCCGGCTCGGGAATGGTCAACGTCGTCGGCGGGTGCTGCGGGACGACGCCGGCGCACATCACGCGGATCGCGGCCGCGGTGTCCGGCCTTCCGTCGCGCCCGGTCCCGGCACCGCCGGCGCGCACCCGGTTCAGCGGGCTGGAGCCGTTCGAGATCGGCGCCGACACCGGCTTCGTCATGATCGGAGAGCGCACCAACGTCACGGGCTCGGCGCGCTTTCGGCGCCTGATCGAGGGGAACGACCACCAGGGGGCGGTCGACGTCGCGCTGGAGCAGGTGCGGGGCGGGGCCAACCTGCTCGACGTCAACATGGACGCCGACCTGCTCGACAGTGAGCGGGCCATGACCACGTTCCTCAACCTGATCGCGACCGAGCCGGAGGTCGCCCGGATCCCGATCATGATCGACAGTTCGCGGTGGAGCGTGCTGGAGGCCGGTCTCAAGTGCGTGCAGGGCAAGGGCGTCGTCAACTCGATCAGCCTCAAGGAGGGGGAGGAGCCGTTCCTGGCGCAGGCCCGGCGGATCCGGGACTACGGCGCCGGCGTGGTCGTCATGGCCTTCGACGAGCTCGGGCAGGCCGACACCGTCGAGCGTAAGGTGTCGATCTGCGCCCGCGCCTACGACCTGCTCACCCAGCAGGCCGGCTTCCCCGCCGAGGACATCGTGTTCGACCCCAACGTGCTCGCGGTCGCCACCGGCATCGCCGAGCACAACGGCTACGCGAAGGCGTTCATCGACGCGCTGCCGCTGATCAAGCAGCGCTGCCCGGGAGTGCGGATCAGCGGCGGCATCTCCAACCTGTCGTTCTCCTTCCGCGGCAATGACGTCGTGCGCGAGGCGATGCACTCGGCGTTCCTGCTGCACGCCGTACGCGCCGGGCTGGACATGGGGATCGTCAACGCGGGGCAGCTCGCGGTCTACCAGGACATCCCCGCGGACCTGCTCGAACTCGTCGAGGACGTGATCTTCGACCGGCGCGCCGACGCCACCGACCGGCTCGTCTCGTTCGCCGAGACGGTGAGCGGGTCCGGCACCCGCCGCACGGTGGACCTGTCCTGGCGCGAGGCGCCGGTGGAGGAGCGGCTGGCGTACGCGCTGGTGCACGGCATCGTCGACTTCATCGAGGACGACACCGAGGAGGCCCGGCAGCGGGTGCCGCGGCCTCTCGAAGTGATCGAGGGGCCGCTCATGGACGGCATGAAGACCGTGGGCGACCTGTTCGGCTCCGGGAAGATGTTCCTGCCGCAGGTGGTCAAGAGCGCGCGGGTGATGAAGCGCTCGGTCGCCTATCTTGAGCCGTTCATGGAGGCCGAGAAGGAGCAGGCGCGGCTGGAGGGGCGCGTCGAGGCCGAGCGCGGCCAGGGCAAGGTGGTGCTCGCGACCGTCAAGGGCGACGTGCACGATATCGGCAAGAACATCGTGGGCGTCGTCCTGGGCTGTAACAACTACGAGGTCATCGACCTCGGGGTCATGGTCCCCGCCGCCGTCATCCTCGACACCGCGGTCGCCGAGGGCGCCGACGCCGTGGGCCTGTCGGGGCTGATCACTCCGTCGCTGGACGAGATGGTCACCGTCGCGGCGGAGATGCAGCGCCGCGGGCTGAAGCTGCCCCTGCTGATCGGCGGCGCCACGACGTCGCGCCAGCACACCGCGGTCCGGATCGCCCCCGCCTACGACAGCACCACGGTCCACGTGCTCGACGCGTCCCGCGTCGTCGGTGTGGTCTCCGACCTGCTGGACGAAGGCCGGGCCGAGAAGCTGGCGGTGAGCAACCGGGCCGAGCAGGAGCGCCTGCGCGAGCAGCACGCGACCCGGGAACGGGTCCCCCTGCTGACCCTCGCGCAGGCCCGGGCGAACCGTGAGCAGGTCCCGTTCGACGACCTGCCCGTCCCCGCCTTCACCGGGGTCCGTACCGTCCAGCCGGACCTGACCACCCTCCGCGAGATGATCGACTGGCAGTTCCTCTTCCTCGCCTGGCAGCTCAAGGGCAAGTATCCGGCGATCCTCGACCAGCCGGTGGCTCGCGAGCTCTACGACGACGCGAACACCCTGCTCGACCAGATCATCGCGGAAGGCCGGTTCCAGGCCCAGGGCGCCTACGCTTTCTGGCCCGCGCACTCCGAGGGCGACGACATCCTGATCGACGCCGGACCGCAGGGCGGTCTCCGCCTGCCGATGCTGCGCCAGCAGACGACCAAGCCGGCCGGCCGGCCCAACCGGTGTCTGGCGGACTACGTGGCACCGGCCGGAGATCACCTCGGCGGGTTCGCGGTGGCCGTCCACGGTGCCGAGGAGCTCGCCGCCGTCTACGAGGCTCGGAACGACGACTACCGCGCGATCATGGTGAAGGCCCTCGCCGACCGTCTCGCCGAGGCGTTCGCCGAGCACATCCACCTGCAGGCACGGCGCGACTGGTACGAGCCGGACGCCGATCCGGCGATCGAGGACCTGCACGCCGAGCGTTTCCGCGGCATCCGCCCCGCGCTCGGCTACCCCGCGAGCCCGGACCACAGCCAGAAGGAGGCCCTGTTCGACCTGCTCGACGCCGGGAAGCTCGGCATGGCCCTGACCGAGTCCTTCGCGATGACCCCGGCCGCCAGTGTCAGCGGGCTGCTCTTCGCCCACCCGGCGTCGCGCTACTTCACCGTGGGCCGCGTCGGCAGGGACCAGATCGAGGACTACGTCCCGCGGCGGGGCCTCGACCTGCCCGACGTCGAACGCTGGCTCCGTCCCAACCTCGCCTACGAACCCCGGTGA